ACTCGTGGAGCTCGCGCCACAATCGTCGTGGTGCTGCTGGTGCTTACTGGCCTGTTCGCGGTCCCTGTCGCTGGCGGGCTCTACGAGGCACGGGCGCCGGAGTACACGTGCCTGTTCGACCGCCAGGTACCGCCTGCGAACGGAGTCGACTATGAGTGGAACGTGCAGGCGCGGATCACACCGTTCCCGTTAGGGCTCGAATGTACTTACATCCGGCAGTCTGGCGAGGAGATCGTCGTCGGTCCGGGGTGGTTGCTGACCTTCTTCGCAATGACCGCCGCAGCTTTTGGCTTGGCATCGGCCACCGCGATGGCCTGGCCAGCTCCTCGAGCGAGCAACCCAACGCGCACGTTAGGTTGACAGTCGGGTAGGCCGGTGTGGGGCGGCCGTTGACGCTGAACGGGCCTGCACACAGTTGAGCGTCATGGCGGTTCTGCCTCTCACCAGCGGGTGACGGTGGGCGCGTGGGCGCCGGAGAGCGTGGCGTCCAACAAGGCGTCGAACCACGCGCTACCAAACCGTCAGCACGGCAGCTGCGCGTACGCGCGCGGCGCCGGCCCGGGGCCCTCTGACCAGTGTCCCGTTCGATACCCCCCCTAGCGAACATCTCATCGGACGGGTCTAACAGGACACTCGACGCCGCGAATTTTCGCGGCGCTCCGTGTCGTGTCTATGTGTACCGGTGGACGATCCCCTGTCGGTACGGCTCTAGCTGGGTTGGCGTTCGCCGCTCCTGGCGCCACGAGCTGCCCCCCTTCTTCGATACTTTCTCCCCATGACCTCACAAGCAACTAGCGGTACGTGGACGAAAAGGAACTGGGCAGGTGTGATGAGCAGCGGGACGTGGGCGATGACGCCTCCAGCGCCAGCGGTAACCCCGCCGGCGCTGCCAGCACAGCCGCAGTCGCAGGCACGCGCCTGGTGGACTGCCGGAGCCGCCTTCCTCATGCTTCTCCTCCTGGTGGCAGTCGTCGTCGTCACCGTGTACCCAACGGACGACGGATGGACGGACTTGCCGAAGATTTCCGCCGTGCTATTTGCAGCCGTGGCGGCGGTCCTTGTCATGGCGAAAGAGGTCGCTAAAGCCTTTGCACTGAGCAGTGGTTTTGACGATGCGTCAAAAAAGAGGTGTGAGGCCATAGCGGGAGGGTGCTCGGTGTTCGCGGTAGTTTTCGGCGCGCCGACGGTGGCTGCGACGATCTTCGCTCTGATCACGAAGTAGCGCGAATGTGCGGCCGCTTCGTCGTCAAGGACAATACCGAGGGCCTGCTCCCTGACCTCTTCACCGGTGACTTCGCCGGAATGCGCCCGAACTTCAACGTGGCGCCGTCGTCGCCGGTGACCGTCGTTCGTGAGCGCGACGGGGAGCGGTCGGCGCCGATGGTGCATTGGGGGTTCGTGCCGGTGTGGGCGAAGGACTTCAAGAAGCAGCGGCCGCAGCCGATCAACGCGCGGATCGAGACGGTCGCGAGCTCGCCCATGTTCCGGAAGGCGTTCGCGACGTCGCGGGTGCTGATCCCGGCGGCCGGCTACTACGAGTGGACGGTCACCGAGACGGGGAAGCAGCCGCACTTCATCTACGAGTCCGACGCGGCCCTCGCTATGGCGGGCATCGTGTCGGCGTGGCCGGATCCGTCGAAGGCGGAGGACGATCCGGAGAAGTGGCGACTGTCGACGGCGATCATCACCCGCGACTCGCACGTCCGGAAAGGTCGGCACAGAGGCGTCGGAGCGAGATAGGTTGAAACCGCGGAGAGGTGAAGAAAACAGCAATCCGGCCGCGGTAGCGGCTTCCTCGCCGCGGCGCTCCGTCGCCGCTGCGCGAGCGAGCTCGCGCCCCGGAACGGGATGCGGGGAGCGCGAGGGGGTCGCCCCTCGCGGCCGGCCCGGAGGCCGGCCGCACCCCCGCTGGGTCAGAGCCAGCTCTCGGACCAGCCCTCGGGTGGGACGACGGCGTGCGCCTCGCCGGTCCAGTGGAGGTAGTAGAGGGTGCTGCCGTAGTCGTGATCCCCGGCGCTCACGTCCATCTGACGGTTCTCCGCGTCCGGCTCCGCTCTGCTCCACCGGGTCGAGACGTCCACGGCTCGAAGCTCTCCCCCGTCGCTGACGAGTCGGGCGCAGACGGGGCATCGCAGCGCCTGGTAGGTCTCGCCGTCGTCGGTGACGGTCTCGACCGTGAGCACCGGGGCCGCGGCCCACACCTGCTGGTGCAGGCTCTCGATCGCGGCGAGCATCCCGTCCGCGGCCGGAGCGGGGGTGAGGAACGCGATCAGCGCATCGGCGTGATCGGTGCCGTCCTCCTGGACGGGGAATCCGCCGGGCACCCACACTCCGGGAAGGGTGAGCGTGTTGCGGACGCCCGCGAGGAGCTGTTCGACGCTCGCGCTCGTGTTCTCCTCGTAGTAGTTGCGCTCGAACGCGACGATGAGGGAGACCTGCTCGGGCGTCGCGCGGCCGGTGTCGGCGTCGATGATGGGTGCGACGCGCCCCGTCGCCGCGCGCGCCGTGGATCGCGGGATGAGTCTGCGGCCGGGGCGCTGCCGGGCGCAGACGCTAGACAAGCGCCCCTCGGCTTCCACCCTGTGATGGGCTCACGCAACGTGACCACGGTCCGAACGTTACTGTTCGTCTGGCCTTGACGCTCAGCCCACCGCTCCGCGCCTGCGGCTACCTAGACCATCTGACCACCACACTGGCAAGTGAATGTCACCGCGCCGAGATAAAAGACACACATCCAACATGGCCTGGACCGTCGGAACACACTTAGCACGCCCATCCGTCGGGGCGCCCTCATCTGACGCATCTGCGCCGTCAATGGCAAGCATTTGGCCTAAGGGATGGCATCAACGGTTACTCAGGACAAGCGGGGCAGGAGATCGCGACACCGTGCGTCACCTGCTCGGTTCTATAGCCGTCGAGTGTCGACAGGTCATCGTGAATGTCGACGTACATGCCCCCTCGGGCCCCCTCGAAAGCGCAGTTCCACGCGGCCAGGGTCTGACCGTAATTCAGTGCGTCGATGACGGTGCTGAGGTCGTGGGTGGTAAAGGCATGGCGACCGTTCGTGGCGAGCTTGGCGAGCAGCCCTGCCGTGCACCAGTCGCCTGATCCGCAGGTATCAACGATGTCGGTCGTCGGGACGGCGTCGAGATCGATCCATTCGGTTGGAACGGTATCCTTCTTGTGGCGGAACCGAAGACCTTTGGATCCGAGGGTTTGAACCTCGAGGAGGGTCGCGGTGTCTTCGGACATCGTTC
This genomic stretch from Rathayibacter sp. VKM Ac-2760 harbors:
- a CDS encoding SOS response-associated peptidase, which produces MCGRFVVKDNTEGLLPDLFTGDFAGMRPNFNVAPSSPVTVVRERDGERSAPMVHWGFVPVWAKDFKKQRPQPINARIETVASSPMFRKAFATSRVLIPAAGYYEWTVTETGKQPHFIYESDAALAMAGIVSAWPDPSKAEDDPEKWRLSTAIITRDSHVRKGRHRGVGAR